One region of Triticum aestivum cultivar Chinese Spring chromosome 6B, IWGSC CS RefSeq v2.1, whole genome shotgun sequence genomic DNA includes:
- the LOC123136831 gene encoding uncharacterized protein has translation MMGTNRTYVLYCTHRQRIFLNAIVVRYTVFINILPDDPLYEDATSFLAHPTHGIPVCRCVLLSTVEVPHGVVTGRLVHASTAKQLVHCDQGARGSWGCSPLACWRYNVDYLETSSS, from the exons ATGATGGGGACAAATCGCACATATGTCCTGTACTGCACACACAGGCAAAGGATTTTTCTGAATGCCATTGTTGTCCGGTACACAGTGTTTATCA ATATTTTGCCGGATGACCCACTGTATGAGGATGCCACATCCTTTCTTGCTCACCCAACACACGGCATTCCT GTATGTCGTTGTGTGCTTCTCAGTACAGTAGAGGTACCACACGGGGTGGTGACTGGGAGGCTGGTACATGCTAGCACGGCCAAACAGCTGGTTCACTGCGATCAGGGTGCTAGAGGCTCTTGGGGTTGCAGCCCGCTCGCCTGCTGGAG GTACAATGTTGATTATTTAGAGACCTCATCTTCATGA